One Sanguibacter keddieii DSM 10542 genomic window carries:
- the ettA gene encoding energy-dependent translational throttle protein EttA, whose translation MAEFIYSMYKTRKAHGDKVILDDVTLNFLPGAKIGVVGPNGAGKSTILKIMAGLEQPSNGEARLSPGFSVGILLQEPPLNEEKTVLGNVEEGVAEIKGKLDRFNEISALMAEPDADFDTLLAEMGELQEALDHADAWDLDAQLEQAMDALRCPPPDADVKVLSGGERRRVALCKLLLEKPDLLLLDEPTNHLDAESVLWLEQHLSSYAGAILAVTHDRYFLDHVAEWICEVDRGRLYPYEGNYSTYLEKKGERLKVQGKKDQKLAKRLADELEWVRMNAKGRQTKSKARLARYEEMAAEADRHRKLDFEEIQIPPGPRLGAIVIEAKDLNKGFDGRTLIDGLSFTLPRNGIVGVIGPNGVGKTTLFKTIVGMEPLDGGELKVGETVTISYVDQSRGGIDPEKSLFEVVSDGNDYIKVGNVEMPSRAYVAAFGFKGPDQQKAAGVLSGGERNRLNLALTLKQGGNLLLLDEPTNDLDVETLGSLENALLEFPGCAVVVSHDRWFLDRVATHILAYEGTEENPSSWYWFEGNFASYEENKVSRLGADAARPHRVTHRKLTRD comes from the coding sequence GTGGCTGAGTTCATCTACTCCATGTACAAGACGCGCAAGGCGCACGGCGACAAGGTCATCCTCGATGACGTGACGCTGAACTTCCTCCCCGGGGCGAAGATCGGGGTCGTCGGCCCCAACGGTGCCGGCAAGTCGACCATCCTCAAGATCATGGCGGGCCTCGAGCAGCCCTCCAACGGCGAGGCACGCCTGTCTCCCGGCTTCTCCGTGGGCATCCTGCTGCAGGAGCCGCCGCTCAACGAGGAGAAGACCGTCCTCGGCAACGTCGAGGAGGGCGTCGCCGAGATCAAGGGAAAGCTCGACCGCTTCAACGAGATCTCGGCGCTGATGGCCGAGCCCGACGCGGACTTCGACACGCTCCTCGCCGAGATGGGCGAGCTCCAGGAGGCGCTCGACCACGCCGACGCGTGGGACCTCGACGCCCAGCTCGAGCAGGCCATGGACGCGCTGCGCTGCCCGCCGCCGGACGCCGACGTCAAGGTGCTCTCCGGTGGTGAGCGCCGCCGCGTGGCGCTGTGCAAGCTGCTCCTCGAGAAGCCCGACCTGCTCCTCCTCGACGAGCCCACCAACCACCTCGACGCCGAGTCCGTGCTCTGGCTCGAGCAGCACCTGTCGTCCTACGCCGGCGCGATCCTCGCCGTCACCCACGACCGGTACTTCCTCGACCACGTCGCGGAGTGGATCTGCGAGGTCGACCGCGGACGCCTGTACCCCTACGAGGGCAACTACTCGACCTACCTCGAGAAGAAGGGCGAGCGCCTCAAGGTCCAGGGCAAGAAGGACCAGAAGCTCGCCAAGCGTCTCGCGGACGAGCTCGAGTGGGTCCGGATGAACGCCAAGGGCCGCCAGACCAAGTCGAAGGCGCGCCTGGCGCGCTACGAGGAGATGGCCGCCGAGGCGGACCGTCACCGCAAGCTCGACTTCGAGGAGATCCAGATCCCCCCGGGCCCGCGCCTCGGCGCGATCGTCATCGAGGCGAAGGACCTCAACAAGGGCTTCGACGGGCGCACGCTCATCGACGGCCTGTCCTTCACGCTCCCGCGGAACGGCATCGTCGGCGTCATCGGCCCGAACGGTGTCGGCAAGACGACCCTGTTCAAGACGATCGTCGGCATGGAGCCCCTCGACGGCGGTGAGCTCAAGGTCGGCGAGACCGTGACCATCTCCTACGTCGACCAGTCTCGTGGCGGCATCGACCCCGAGAAGTCGCTCTTCGAGGTCGTCTCCGACGGCAACGACTACATCAAGGTCGGCAACGTCGAGATGCCCTCGCGCGCCTACGTGGCCGCCTTCGGCTTCAAGGGCCCGGACCAGCAGAAGGCTGCCGGTGTGCTCTCCGGTGGTGAGCGCAACCGTCTCAACCTGGCGCTCACCCTCAAGCAGGGCGGAAACCTCCTGCTGCTCGACGAGCCCACCAACGACCTCGACGTGGAGACCCTCGGCTCGCTCGAGAACGCTCTGCTCGAGTTCCCGGGCTGCGCCGTCGTGGTCTCGCACGACCGGTGGTTCCTCGACCGGGTGGCGACGCACATCCTCGCCTACGAGGGCACCGAGGAGAACCCGTCGTCGTGGTACTGGTTCGAGGGCAACTTCGCCTCCTACGAGGAGAACAAGGTCTCGCGTCTCGGCGCCGACGCGGCGCGTCCGCACCGCGTCACGCACCGGAAACTCACCCGAGACTGA
- a CDS encoding single-stranded DNA-binding protein, with amino-acid sequence MSIDTKITVSGWVGTQPRHVVTQNGTSFTVFRLGSTKRYFDRSQEAWVDGATTWYTVKSWRTAAVNVAESLRRSDPVVVHGTFATETWESPDGPRTTLVVEADALGPDLTRGQATFRHTVHLPAADASSSRGVGAAPGPGAGPGTSTGSAGLGAPGLTVVDDPWATGAPVEPGAPDGDRDAEQQTGPGDDTGADGESPVPAPPETDQPMSA; translated from the coding sequence ATGAGCATCGACACGAAGATCACCGTCTCCGGCTGGGTGGGGACCCAGCCCCGGCACGTCGTCACCCAGAACGGCACGTCGTTCACGGTGTTCCGGCTGGGCAGCACCAAGCGCTACTTCGACCGCTCCCAGGAGGCCTGGGTCGACGGCGCCACCACCTGGTACACCGTGAAGTCGTGGCGGACCGCCGCGGTCAACGTGGCCGAGTCGCTGCGCAGGTCCGACCCCGTCGTGGTGCACGGGACCTTCGCGACCGAGACCTGGGAGTCGCCGGACGGTCCCCGCACCACCCTGGTGGTCGAGGCGGACGCGCTCGGGCCAGACCTCACCCGCGGTCAGGCGACCTTCCGCCACACCGTGCACCTCCCGGCTGCTGACGCGTCGTCCTCACGGGGCGTGGGCGCGGCACCTGGTCCGGGTGCAGGCCCGGGGACGTCGACCGGCTCGGCCGGTCTCGGTGCACCCGGCCTGACCGTCGTGGACGACCCCTGGGCGACCGGGGCCCCGGTCGAGCCCGGTGCGCCCGACGGCGACCGCGACGCCGAGCAGCAGACGGGCCCGGGAGACGACACGGGCGCGGACGGCGAGAGCCCGGTGCCCGCACCGCCCGAGACGGACCAGCCGATGAGCGCGTAG